One Sodalinema gerasimenkoae IPPAS B-353 DNA segment encodes these proteins:
- the cas6 gene encoding CRISPR system precrRNA processing endoribonuclease RAMP protein Cas6 — MLIRSHWNLTPSDTAVLPRSYHLELVKHLHERLGLDMGGQQTPSLTFSGLVGSATRTPEFVTFHPEHPYHLSLSGLSETTSKAIFNLDLGETLEFLGSQFQVGDRQQDITSYDQLYTELIANEPEPDLQFNLSFLTPTGFSQKRIYLPLPVPRLLFQSWLDRWNEFAPVYLGSYDLLDYLEEAIALKYHNIKSCRFAIYRSFATGFLGDITLQIPRRTDPLISQVANLLVHYANFCGTGVKTRLGMGFTNYQIPEQSRDNSTNL, encoded by the coding sequence ATGCTCATCCGATCGCACTGGAACCTAACCCCATCAGATACCGCCGTTCTCCCCCGTAGCTACCACCTAGAACTGGTGAAACATCTCCACGAACGACTGGGGTTAGACATGGGAGGACAACAAACCCCCAGCTTGACCTTTTCCGGACTCGTCGGTTCCGCCACCCGCACCCCCGAATTTGTCACCTTTCATCCAGAACACCCCTATCACCTCTCCCTGTCTGGCTTATCTGAGACGACCTCCAAAGCCATTTTCAACCTAGACTTAGGGGAAACCTTAGAGTTTTTGGGGTCTCAATTTCAGGTGGGCGATCGCCAACAGGATATCACCAGTTACGACCAACTCTATACAGAACTCATCGCCAACGAACCCGAACCCGACCTACAATTTAACCTAAGCTTTCTCACCCCCACCGGCTTCTCCCAAAAACGCATCTATCTCCCCCTCCCTGTTCCCCGTTTACTCTTTCAAAGTTGGCTCGATCGCTGGAATGAATTTGCCCCCGTCTATCTCGGCAGTTATGACCTGTTGGACTACTTAGAGGAGGCGATCGCCCTCAAATACCATAATATCAAAAGCTGTCGCTTTGCCATCTATCGCTCCTTTGCCACTGGCTTTCTCGGCGACATTACCCTACAAATTCCCCGACGGACTGACCCCCTCATTAGTCAAGTCGCGAACTTACTCGTTCACTACGCTAACTTTTGCGGAACTGGGGTCAAAACTCGCCTAGGAATGGGATTTACCAACTATCAAATCCCCGAACAGTCACGAGACAATTCAACCAATCTATAG
- a CDS encoding CRISPR-associated protein, with the protein MQTTILSTIGTSLLTNQINRNDSDEKTWYPKLRDSANLKEAELPNDSEVRLIISILKERAVQKLQNSKIQAIRRASAELNGIYGFYHDDLSAESVQGDFHWLIATDTYQGITTAQIVKDFLLSQGLLVDIYAPGQLSTASSQSFSDGVDALIGWLEENIKPLQENPHATICFNLVGGFKSLQGYLNTIGMFYADEIIYIFEGENSELITIPRLPITVDYEGLSRYKRQLALMAAGATIAMEELQGIPESMIYPTGEPEVMLSLWGQLVWNQCKKQLLSSELLDFPYFDYRNSFKADYKAITSATERLKLQEDLAKVSKLLIESQGDTSVLNPAFNYTRYQGTPKNQKIDHFRVNLSQRVSCEQQDDKLVLRYYGTHNHVEGKEGIRH; encoded by the coding sequence ATGCAAACCACAATCCTCTCCACCATCGGCACTAGCCTACTCACCAATCAAATCAATCGCAACGACAGTGACGAAAAAACTTGGTATCCCAAACTGCGAGACAGTGCAAACCTCAAAGAAGCCGAACTTCCCAATGATAGTGAAGTCCGACTAATTATCTCAATCTTGAAAGAGCGAGCCGTCCAAAAACTTCAAAACAGCAAGATCCAAGCCATTCGCCGTGCCAGTGCTGAACTCAACGGAATTTATGGGTTCTATCATGATGACCTATCGGCAGAATCCGTGCAAGGCGATTTTCATTGGTTGATTGCAACAGATACCTATCAGGGAATCACCACCGCACAGATTGTCAAAGACTTTCTTCTGTCTCAAGGACTTTTAGTTGATATTTATGCACCAGGACAACTTTCGACAGCAAGCAGCCAAAGTTTTTCTGATGGCGTTGATGCTCTCATCGGCTGGCTAGAAGAAAATATAAAACCTTTGCAAGAGAATCCCCATGCCACAATTTGTTTTAATCTCGTCGGCGGCTTCAAGAGCCTTCAGGGATACTTAAACACCATTGGGATGTTTTATGCTGACGAAATTATCTATATTTTTGAAGGAGAAAACTCAGAACTCATCACAATTCCACGGCTCCCAATTACCGTTGACTACGAGGGACTGAGTCGCTATAAACGACAACTGGCATTGATGGCGGCGGGAGCAACTATTGCCATGGAAGAGCTACAGGGGATTCCGGAATCCATGATTTACCCAACTGGAGAACCAGAGGTAATGCTTTCCCTTTGGGGGCAGTTAGTCTGGAATCAGTGCAAGAAGCAACTCCTATCCTCCGAATTACTGGACTTCCCCTATTTTGACTATCGCAATTCTTTTAAAGCAGATTATAAAGCCATCACGAGCGCCACTGAACGGCTAAAGCTTCAAGAAGATTTAGCGAAAGTATCCAAACTTTTAATTGAGTCTCAGGGAGACACGAGCGTTTTGAATCCTGCTTTTAACTACACCCGTTACCAAGGAACCCCAAAAAATCAAAAAATTGACCATTTTCGTGTAAATCTGAGTCAGCGAGTTAGTTGTGAGCAACAGGATGACAAACTGGTGCTGCGATATTATGGAACTCATAACCATGTCGAAGGAAAAGAGGGAATAAGACACTAA
- a CDS encoding type II toxin-antitoxin system Phd/YefM family antitoxin — translation MKTIDKNQIAGNFLEILEQIKLKGEDVLVTEDDQPILKISPYQKSPTTAELFGKMRGKVQYFEDLTQLTLDKWLDS, via the coding sequence ATGAAAACCATTGACAAGAACCAGATTGCAGGTAACTTCCTAGAAATCCTAGAGCAAATAAAATTAAAAGGGGAGGACGTTTTGGTGACTGAAGATGATCAACCAATCCTCAAAATCTCCCCTTACCAAAAATCTCCAACAACAGCAGAATTATTTGGTAAAATGAGGGGAAAGGTTCAGTATTTTGAAGATTTAACTCAACTCACACTAGATAAATGGTTAGACAGTTAA
- a CDS encoding type II toxin-antitoxin system VapC family toxin translates to MVRQLSIVLDTCALIWWSLDPERLSQAAKQACDVMEQEKNGYVPSISIWEIALKVKRKKLDLGVDIQDYVAALKQSDVVKILPINEDIWLKMVQLELGPSRPSRSCCCGDRPND, encoded by the coding sequence ATGGTTAGACAGTTAAGCATTGTCCTAGATACTTGTGCCTTGATTTGGTGGAGTTTAGACCCAGAAAGGTTGTCCCAAGCAGCAAAGCAGGCTTGTGATGTAATGGAACAAGAGAAAAACGGGTATGTCCCCTCAATTTCTATTTGGGAAATTGCTCTTAAGGTCAAGCGCAAGAAACTGGATTTAGGGGTTGACATTCAGGACTATGTTGCTGCACTGAAACAGTCCGATGTTGTGAAAATATTACCCATCAACGAAGACATTTGGCTAAAAATGGTGCAGTTGGAATTGGGACCATCGAGACCCAGCAGATCGTGTTGTTGTGGCGATCGCCCAAATGACTGA
- the moaB gene encoding molybdenum cofactor biosynthesis protein B, whose amino-acid sequence MTADVCEIMVGIDESRQFCPVNIAILTISDSRTLETDKSGQVLVGRLEAAGHRLVQRRLVRDDCEEIVAVLREWVANPEVDVVITTGGTGVTGRDVTPEALAEVCEKEIPGFGELFRRISYEKIGLSALQSRATAGVAKGTYLFALPGSSGACGDGWDEILRWQLDSRYRPCNLVSLMPRLSEG is encoded by the coding sequence ATGACGGCTGACGTTTGTGAAATTATGGTGGGTATTGATGAGTCTCGTCAGTTTTGTCCAGTCAACATTGCCATTTTGACCATCTCGGACAGTCGCACCTTGGAGACGGACAAGTCGGGCCAGGTGTTGGTAGGCCGTCTCGAAGCGGCTGGACATCGGCTAGTTCAGCGGCGACTGGTGAGAGATGACTGTGAGGAGATTGTGGCGGTGTTGCGGGAGTGGGTGGCGAACCCGGAGGTGGATGTGGTCATCACGACGGGGGGAACGGGAGTGACGGGCCGAGATGTGACTCCGGAGGCGTTGGCGGAGGTTTGCGAGAAGGAGATTCCCGGTTTTGGGGAACTGTTCCGCCGCATTAGTTATGAGAAAATTGGCCTGTCGGCGTTGCAATCCCGGGCCACGGCGGGGGTGGCGAAGGGAACCTATTTGTTCGCGTTACCGGGGTCGTCGGGGGCCTGTGGTGATGGCTGGGATGAGATTCTCCGTTGGCAATTGGACAGCCGCTATCGTCCCTGTAATTTAGTCTCGTTGATGCCTCGCTTGTCGGAAGGGTGA
- a CDS encoding sensor histidine kinase, protein MSVLLQSISQPQLPEATPVAHLSLDSTLDELELHQCNVPVSCRGEEVMEIFNQNPLLPGVILTQNNRFVGVLSRRKLLEHMSRIYSIELFSRRPIASLYYFAEREVFCYPSHTLIVMAARRSLQRPPDLLYEPILVEVDSGEYHLLDVHQLLVAQSHIHQLTTQLLHEQTRQQMMQTEKMSSLGRMVAGVAHEFRNPVNCINGNMNFLQNYFQDLLELVEAYEAEGTVAEEVQELKEDLEFEFLKDDLPKILQTVRESAERLTKIVGSLHGFSHMGEDRYENTNLETHLENTLLILNNRLKTGITLEKHYGHIPPVYCASGQLNQVFMNLLSNAIDAVEEVKQLGKEPIITLTTQQIDESWVSIIIEDNGPGIPETIQNRIFENFFTTKPAGKGTGLGLAISHQIIVDNHHGQLSFSSTPGEGTAFEMRLPIKPVQA, encoded by the coding sequence ATGTCTGTCCTTCTACAGTCCATCTCCCAACCCCAACTCCCGGAAGCAACTCCGGTTGCACATCTTAGCTTAGACTCAACCTTAGATGAGCTGGAGTTACATCAATGTAATGTTCCCGTCTCCTGTCGGGGGGAGGAGGTGATGGAGATATTTAACCAGAATCCCTTACTTCCGGGGGTTATTTTGACTCAAAATAATCGGTTTGTTGGTGTCTTGTCGCGGCGGAAACTCCTCGAACACATGAGTCGGATTTATAGCATTGAGTTGTTTTCCCGTCGTCCCATCGCCTCTCTCTATTACTTTGCCGAGCGAGAAGTATTTTGTTATCCTAGCCACACCTTGATTGTCATGGCGGCGCGGCGGTCTCTACAACGTCCCCCAGATTTGCTCTACGAGCCAATTTTAGTCGAAGTTGATTCAGGAGAGTATCATTTACTCGATGTTCATCAGCTTTTGGTGGCTCAATCTCACATTCATCAACTGACCACTCAGTTATTACATGAACAAACTCGTCAGCAGATGATGCAGACGGAAAAAATGTCCAGTTTAGGACGTATGGTGGCGGGAGTGGCCCATGAGTTTCGTAATCCGGTAAACTGCATCAATGGGAATATGAACTTTCTCCAGAACTATTTTCAGGATTTACTGGAGTTGGTGGAGGCCTATGAAGCTGAAGGCACGGTGGCTGAGGAAGTTCAGGAACTCAAGGAAGACCTAGAATTTGAGTTTTTGAAGGACGATTTACCGAAGATTTTGCAAACCGTTCGAGAAAGTGCGGAACGCTTGACGAAAATTGTGGGGAGTTTACATGGCTTTTCTCACATGGGGGAAGACCGCTATGAGAACACCAATTTAGAAACCCATCTTGAAAATACACTTCTAATTTTAAACAACCGCTTAAAGACAGGAATTACCCTGGAAAAGCATTATGGACATATTCCTCCAGTTTATTGTGCTTCAGGGCAGTTAAATCAGGTGTTTATGAATTTGCTTAGCAATGCGATCGATGCGGTGGAGGAGGTGAAACAACTTGGCAAGGAGCCAATTATCACTTTAACGACCCAGCAAATTGATGAGAGTTGGGTCTCCATTATCATTGAAGACAATGGGCCGGGAATACCCGAGACGATTCAGAACCGGATTTTTGAGAATTTCTTTACTACCAAGCCAGCGGGGAAAGGAACTGGCTTAGGGTTAGCCATTAGCCATCAAATTATCGTCGATAACCATCATGGACAGTTAAGTTTTTCGTCCACCCCTGGGGAGGGAACTGCCTTTGAGATGCGTTTACCCATCAAGCCGGTTCAAGCTTAA
- the hslO gene encoding Hsp33 family molecular chaperone HslO: MADQLIRATAANGGIRCVGVITTRLTEEARQRHQLSYVATAALGRTMSAGLLLASNMKNPDSRVNLRIKGDGPLGGILVDAGMDGTVRGYVNNPDVELPPNSRGKLDVGQAVGSNGFLYVIRDIGYGYPYSSTVELVSGEIGDDVTHYLGTSEQTPSALVLGVFVGSEGVTASGGLLLQVLPKAARDDALIATLESRLTGLSGFTPLLKQKKTLNAIFETLLGDLDLKILPGVQMLRFHCGCSWDRMLGALKLLGASELEDMIDKDGGAEATCEFCKEVYNADANDLQRLIDDLAQSSSAR; encoded by the coding sequence ATGGCAGACCAGCTTATTCGCGCAACCGCAGCCAATGGTGGCATTCGCTGCGTCGGGGTCATCACCACCCGACTCACAGAAGAGGCCCGACAACGCCATCAACTCTCCTACGTCGCCACCGCTGCACTCGGTCGAACCATGAGTGCCGGCCTACTCCTCGCCTCCAATATGAAAAACCCCGACTCCCGCGTTAATCTGCGGATAAAAGGGGATGGTCCCCTCGGGGGAATTCTCGTGGATGCGGGGATGGATGGAACCGTACGCGGCTACGTGAACAACCCCGACGTCGAACTTCCCCCCAACAGCCGAGGCAAACTTGACGTGGGCCAAGCCGTTGGGTCTAATGGCTTTCTCTATGTCATCCGAGATATCGGCTACGGCTATCCCTACTCCAGTACCGTCGAACTGGTATCTGGGGAAATCGGTGACGACGTGACCCACTATCTAGGAACCTCCGAACAAACCCCCTCAGCCCTAGTTCTCGGAGTCTTCGTGGGGTCAGAAGGCGTCACGGCTTCCGGGGGACTACTCCTACAAGTACTGCCCAAAGCCGCCCGCGACGATGCCCTCATTGCCACCCTTGAATCCCGCCTGACGGGACTTTCTGGCTTTACACCGCTGTTGAAACAGAAAAAGACCCTCAATGCCATTTTTGAGACTCTTTTAGGGGATTTAGACCTGAAGATTCTCCCCGGAGTACAGATGTTGCGCTTCCACTGTGGCTGTTCCTGGGATCGAATGTTGGGGGCCCTCAAACTCTTAGGGGCAAGCGAGTTAGAGGATATGATTGATAAAGATGGTGGGGCTGAGGCCACCTGTGAGTTTTGTAAGGAGGTCTATAACGCCGATGCCAATGACCTACAACGGCTCATCGATGATTTAGCCCAATCCTCCTCAGCCCGGTAG
- a CDS encoding DUF4168 domain-containing protein, whose protein sequence is MSRQGLIGAIAVCWGLLMLLVPGLAWADDAPTATTMNDLGISEITDSGAISSEKVSQFANAYMGIVDLISGRSEELQQAETAEEYNQLEQELEAAAIEIIQETGLTPPEYLQLLTLADTDAEFSERVATQIQDSEE, encoded by the coding sequence ATGAGTAGACAAGGACTGATCGGGGCGATCGCCGTCTGTTGGGGGCTGCTGATGCTCCTGGTTCCGGGATTGGCCTGGGCCGATGACGCACCGACTGCGACAACGATGAACGATCTGGGGATCTCGGAGATTACTGACTCTGGGGCAATTTCTTCGGAAAAGGTGAGTCAGTTCGCCAACGCCTATATGGGGATTGTGGACTTGATTAGTGGCCGCAGTGAGGAACTGCAACAGGCGGAAACCGCTGAAGAGTACAACCAATTGGAACAGGAATTGGAAGCGGCGGCGATCGAGATTATCCAAGAGACGGGATTGACTCCCCCGGAATACTTGCAATTGTTAACCCTTGCTGACACCGATGCGGAGTTTAGCGAACGGGTCGCCACGCAAATTCAAGATTCTGAGGAGTAA
- a CDS encoding histone deacetylase family protein, whose product MALPIVHHRDYVAPLPPGHRFPMQKFSQLYSYLLRQGIATPDQIHVPSLPPREVLEWLHEGEYVEGYLTGTLPEKAQRRIGLPWTAELARRTCLAVGGTLLTAQLALETGLACNTVGGTHHAFPGFGSGFCIFNDLAIAARFVQKRGLARRVLIVDLDVHQGDGTAVMFQGDETVFTFSMHCGVNFPSRKQVSDLDVSLREGMEDDEYLQTLARYLPDVLSQVKPDLVLYDAGVDPHLGDRLGKLALTDTGIFRREMQVLSTCLGAGYPVACVIGGGYSTDFAALTYRHSLLHRVAGDLFRQYRLG is encoded by the coding sequence ATGGCGTTACCGATTGTGCATCATCGTGATTATGTGGCCCCCCTGCCGCCAGGCCATCGTTTCCCGATGCAGAAGTTCTCGCAACTCTACAGCTATCTGTTGCGCCAGGGAATCGCCACGCCGGATCAGATTCACGTTCCCAGTTTACCGCCTCGGGAGGTGTTGGAATGGCTCCATGAGGGGGAGTATGTGGAGGGCTATTTGACGGGAACCCTCCCGGAGAAGGCGCAACGGCGGATTGGCCTCCCTTGGACAGCAGAATTGGCGCGACGCACCTGTTTGGCAGTGGGGGGAACGCTGTTGACGGCTCAGTTGGCTCTGGAGACAGGGTTAGCTTGTAATACAGTGGGGGGAACTCATCATGCGTTTCCGGGGTTTGGTTCGGGGTTTTGTATTTTTAATGATTTGGCGATCGCGGCCCGGTTTGTGCAGAAGCGGGGATTGGCGCGGCGGGTGTTGATTGTGGATTTGGATGTGCATCAGGGGGATGGAACGGCGGTGATGTTTCAGGGGGATGAGACGGTGTTTACGTTCTCGATGCACTGTGGGGTGAATTTCCCGAGTCGCAAGCAAGTTAGTGATTTGGATGTGTCGCTTCGGGAGGGGATGGAGGATGATGAGTATTTACAAACTTTGGCTCGGTATTTGCCAGATGTGTTGTCTCAGGTGAAGCCGGATTTGGTGCTGTATGATGCTGGGGTGGACCCGCATTTGGGCGATCGCCTGGGGAAATTGGCGTTAACGGATACGGGGATTTTTCGCCGGGAGATGCAGGTGTTGAGTACCTGTTTGGGGGCGGGGTATCCGGTGGCTTGTGTGATTGGTGGGGGCTATAGTACGGATTTTGCGGCGCTGACGTATCGCCATAGTTTGTTGCATCGGGTGGCTGGTGATTTGTTCCGTCAGTATCGTTTGGGTTGA
- a CDS encoding Uma2 family endonuclease produces the protein MVAVQTHPLEFEAFLAQYPDDGRRYELIEGEVIAVLPTGPHEEIAGFLVAEFNLAIRRGGLAYTIPRACLLKPQAPRSGYQPDVAVCDRRQLRQEPLWNTASVIESGATVPLVVEVVSTNWRDDYGHKLIEYEAMGIQEYWLVDYRALGGGRYIGTPKQPTITIAGLVEGEYQLQQFRRGDTLVSRVFPELRLTVDAVLGVVEDTHSS, from the coding sequence ATGGTGGCTGTACAAACTCATCCGCTAGAATTTGAGGCGTTTCTGGCCCAGTATCCTGATGATGGCCGGCGCTATGAACTGATTGAAGGGGAAGTGATTGCAGTGTTACCGACGGGGCCTCATGAGGAGATTGCGGGGTTTTTAGTGGCGGAGTTTAATCTGGCGATTCGTCGGGGGGGACTTGCGTATACGATTCCCCGGGCCTGTTTGTTGAAACCGCAAGCGCCGCGATCGGGATATCAGCCGGATGTGGCGGTGTGCGATCGCCGTCAACTGCGCCAGGAACCCCTCTGGAATACGGCTTCTGTGATTGAGTCGGGGGCGACGGTTCCGTTGGTGGTTGAGGTTGTCAGCACCAATTGGCGGGATGATTACGGCCATAAACTGATTGAGTATGAGGCGATGGGGATTCAGGAGTATTGGCTCGTCGATTATCGGGCGTTGGGTGGGGGGCGCTATATCGGAACGCCAAAGCAACCGACGATTACGATTGCGGGTTTGGTTGAGGGGGAGTATCAGTTACAGCAATTTAGACGGGGGGATACGTTGGTTTCAAGGGTTTTTCCGGAGTTACGGTTAACGGTGGATGCGGTGTTGGGAGTGGTTGAAGACACTCATTCATCATGA